A stretch of Saccharomyces cerevisiae S288C chromosome IV, complete sequence DNA encodes these proteins:
- the RPS11A gene encoding 40S ribosomal protein uS17 RPS11A (Protein component of the small (40S) ribosomal subunit; homologous to mammalian ribosomal protein S11 and bacterial S17; N-terminally propionylated in vivo; RPS11A has a paralog, RPS11B, that arose from the whole genome duplication), protein MSTELTVQSERAFQKQPHIFNNPKVKTSKRTKRWYKNAGLGFKTPKTAIEGSYIDKKCPFTGLVSIRGKILTGTVVSTKMHRTIVIRRAYLHYIPKYNRYEKRHKNVPVHVSPAFRVQVGDIVTVGQCRPISKTVRFNVVKVSAAAGKANKQFAKF, encoded by the exons ATGTCCACTGAATTAACCGTTCAATCCGAGAGAGCTTTCCAAAAG CAACCACACATCTTCAACAACCCAAAGGTTAAGACTTCCAAGAGAACCAAGAGATGGTACAAGAATGCCGGTTTGGGATTCAAGACCCCAAAAACCGCTATTGAAGGTTCCTACATTGACAAGAAATGTCCATTCACTGGTTTAGTTTCCATCCGTGGTAAGATCTTGACCGGTACCGTCGTCTCCACCAAGATGCACCGTACCATTGTCATCAGAAGGGCTTACTTGCATTACATTCCAAAGTACAACAGATACGAAAAGAGACACAAGAACGTTCCAGTTCACGTTTCCCCAGCTTTCCGTGTCCAAGTTGGTGACATCGTTACCGTCGGCCAATGTAGACCAATCTCCAAGACTGTTAGATTCAACGTTGTCAAGGTCTCTGCTGCTGCTGGTAAGGCTAACAAACAATTTGCTAAATTTTAA